A genomic segment from Capra hircus breed San Clemente chromosome 15, ASM170441v1, whole genome shotgun sequence encodes:
- the LOC102186502 gene encoding olfactory receptor 51G2-like, producing MFSCNTSASGHSTFLLTGFPGLEASHHWVSIPINLICVVSILGNSIILFLISTDPALREPMYSFLSMLAASDLGLCSSTFPTMVRLFWLGVRELPFDLCAAQMFFIHAFTYVESGVLLAMAFDRFVAIKDPLHYASILTHSAMAKVGAAILVRAVLLNLPGPILLRRLLFPQVNELSHCYCLHCDLVGLACSDTQVNSLVGLVSILLSLGFDSSLIMLSYALILQTVLSIASPGERLKALNTCVSHLCIVLIFYLPKLGLSVLHRVEKHSYPALAVLMANLHFLVPPFMNPIVYCVKSKQIRQGLLKRFQQKRVDVS from the coding sequence ATGTTCTCCTGTAACACCAGCGCTTCTGGTCATTCTACCTTCCTCCTCACTGGCTTCCCAGGTCTGGAAGCTTCTCACCATTGGGTTTCCATCCCCATCAACCTCATCTGTGTGGTTTCCATCCTGGGGAACAGTATCATCCTCTTCCTGATCAGCACAGATCCAGCCTTACGGGAACCCATGTACAGCTTCCTATCCATGCTGGCAGCCTCTGATCTGGGCCTCTGTTCCTCCACCTTCCCCACCATGGTGCGGCTCTTCTGGCTGGGTGTTCGTGAGCTGCCCTTCGATCTCTGTGCAGCGCAGATGTTCTTCATCCATGCCTTCACCTATGTGGAATCTGGGGTGCTGCTGGCCATGGCCTTTGATCGCTTTGTTGCCATCAAGGACCCTCTGCACTATGCCTCCATTCTTACCCACTCAGCCATGGCCAAAGTGGGGGCCGCCATCCTGGTGAGGGCCGTCCTGCTCAATCTCCCAGGACCCATCCTCCTGCGGCGTCTGCTCTTTCCCCAGGTCAATGAACTCTCTCACTGCTACTGCCTGCACTGTGACCTTGTGGGACTGGCCTGCTCAGACACTCAGGTCAACAGCCTGGTTGGCCTGGTCTCCATCCTCCTCTCTTTGGGCTTTGACTCCTCCCTCATCATGCTCTCCTACGCCCTGATCCTACAGACCGTGCTGAGCATCGCCTCCCCTGGGGAACGATTAAAGGCACTCAACACCTGTGTCTCACACCTCTGCATTGTTCTCATCTTTTACTTGCCCAAACTGGGGCTGTCAGTTTTGCACCGAGTAGAAAAACACAGCTACCCTGCTCTGGCAGTGCTCATGGCCAACCTGCACTTCTTGGTGCCACCCTTCATGAACCCCATTGTCTACTGCGTCAAGTCTAAGCAGATCCGTCAGGGCCTCTTAAAGCGCTTCCAGCAGAAAAGGGTTGATGTCTCTTAG
- the LOC102175319 gene encoding putative olfactory receptor 52P1, translating to MKFTNHSQENPTSFLLMGIPGLEASHFWIAFPFCSMYTLAVLSNMAVLLVVYSEPELHQPMYLFLCMLSITDLVLCTSTVPKLLALFWANTAEITFGACATQMFFIHGFSAVESGILLAMAFDRYLAICRPLHYGSLLPPEAVGKLGAAAVFRGLGLMTPLTCLLARLSYCGRVVAHSYCEHMAVVKLACGGTQPNNIYGITAATLVVGTDSICIAISYALILRAVLGLSSKEARAKTFGTCGSHLGVILLFYTPGLFSFYTQRFGLHVPRHIHILLADLYLVMPPMLNPLIYGMKTKQIRDRALRLLKQGIVQS from the coding sequence ATGAAATTCACAAACCACAGCCAGGAGAATCCAACCTCCTTCCTGCTTATGGGAATTCCTGGCCTGGAGGCCTCCCACTTTTGGATTGCATTTCCATTCTGCTCCATGTACACCCTGGCAGTACTCAGCAACATGGCAGTGCTGCTGGTGGTGTACTCGGAGCCTGAGCTGCACCAGCCCATGTATCTGTTCCTATGCATGCTGTCCATCACTGATCTGGTGCTCTGCACCTCCACTGTGCCCAAGCTCCTTGCGCTGTTTTGGGCAAACACTGCTGAGATCACCTTTGGGGCCTGTGCCACCCAGATGTTCTTCATCCATGGCTTCTCAGCTGTAGAATCTGGCATCCTGCTAGCAATGGCCTTTGACCGCTACTTGGCCATCTGCCGGCCCCTGCATTATGGGTCATTGCTGCCCCCAGAGGCTGTGGGCAAGTTGGGGGCTGCTGCTGTGTTTCGTGGCTTGGGACTCATGACTCCACTCACCTGCTTACTGGCAAGACTGAGCTACTGTGGCCGAGTGGTGGCCCACTCCTACTGTGAGCACATGGCTGTGGTGAAGCTGGCATGTGGGGGCACACAGCCAAACAACATCTATGGCATCACCGCTGCCACATTGGTGGTGGGCACTGACTCCATCTGCATTGCTATATCCTATGCACTCATCCTCCGGGCTGTGCTCGGCCTGTCCTCCAAGGAGGCAAGGGCTAAGACCTTTGGCACTTGTGGCTCCCACCTGGGCGTCATTCTTCTGTTCTATACACCGGGACTCTTCTCGTTCTACACTCAGCGCTTTGGCCTGCATGTGCCCCGGCACATCCACATTCTCTTGGCTGACCTCTACCTTGTCATGCCGCCCATGCTCAATCCCCTCATCTATGGCATGAAGACCAAGCAGATCCGGGATAGGGCCCTCCGACTGCTGAAGCAGGGCATTGTCCAGTCATAA